A stretch of the Lactuca sativa cultivar Salinas chromosome 9, Lsat_Salinas_v11, whole genome shotgun sequence genome encodes the following:
- the LOC111892832 gene encoding zinc finger protein VAR3, chloroplastic: protein MVVAGCSQSAEKMVRASSRLLYHLTNPKSLLHHCPFAIFGLARRHSPAFPVATLYAAPNHLLHFSRTNSLIPINFAHSFYSRATDNTWQDYNHIPANDYQVSLSHPWPEWHRLLESLSILGYFNWSSNIEDEIVANEKLSMEFVAAANSCLAFARDRPLILGWLRREDIEVLITDCYPFLFKDAHETERRIRSFLQAGGSFQARPVDLMKCIVSYASNPIIYPERNIKEATVSFVRNLLQEMANISCKVGSPEQYQEQIPRNLGPNITMKKGDWICPKCNFMNFARNTKCLECEELRPVDNSRYTKTIERGQNDRNAPSPVTIDSNNSNYLQSKQTQDPDKEEKVETWFKKMKILHNVTDPKTSVSHEENKKTEIPFSPKRHQPSSSTYVPFVPFPPNYFAKKDDNSNTCVKETGTDDVDSRSSIGNKTLVSEDTITNNTGSSGNKLRSLEGSAVIESDPLDMSEEAKAERWFRRVAQIKDISELSQIPDEDFPSIMPMRKGVNRFVVSKRKTPLERRLTSPQYRKSLRSVSFERKSEGDDDN, encoded by the exons ATGGTAGTCGCCGGCTGTTCCCAGTCCGCCGAGAAAATGGTTAGAGCTTCGTCAAGACTGCTCTATCACTTAACCAATCCGAAATCTCTCCTTCATCACTGCCCTTTCGCTATCTTCGGCCTGGCTCGTCGTCATTCTCCGGCCTTCCCGGTTGCAACCCTGTACGCTGCCCCCAACCACCTCCTACATTTCTCTCGCACCAATTCACTTATTCCGATCAATTTCGCGCATAGTTTTTACTCCAGAGCGACTGATAATACCTGGCAAGATTACAATCATATTCCCGCTAATGACTACCAAGTCTCACTGTCTCATCCATGGCCGGAGTGGCACCGCCTACTTGAATCTCTATCCATTTTAGGTTACTTTAACTGGAGCAGTAACATCGAGGATGAAATTGTTGCGAATGAGAAATTATCAATGGAGTTTGTCGCTGCTGCGAATTCCTGTTTGGCCTTTGCTCGTGATAGACCTTTAATCTTAGG GTGGCTTCGAAGAGAGGACATCGAGGTGCTTATCACTGATTGCTATCCATTTCTGTTCAAAGATGCCCATGAAACCGAGAGAAGAATTAGGTCTTTCTTACAG GCAGGGGGATCATTCCAAGCAAGACCAGTAGACTTGATGAAGTGCATAGTAAGTTATGCAAGCAATCCTATCATTTATCCTGAAAGAAACATTAAGGAAGCTACTGTATCATTTGTCAGAAACTTGTTACAAGAAATGGCTAATATAAGCTGTAAAGTTGGATCACCAGAGCAGTATCAAGAACAAATTCCAAGAAATCTCGGACCAAATATTACCATGAAGAAAGGTGATTGGATATGCCCAAA ATGCAACTTCATGAACTTTGCAAGAAATACTAAATGCCTTGAATGTGAGGAGCTCAGACCAGTTGATAACTCAAGATATACCAAGACAATCGAAAGAGGACAAAATGACAGAAATGCTCCCTCTCCTGTCACCATAGACAGCAACAATTCCAATTATCTTCAGAGCAAGCAGACTCAAGACCCTGATAAAGAAGAAAAAGTAGAAACATGGTTCAAAAAGATGAAAATTTTGCACAATGTCACAGACCCAAAAACTTCTGTTTCTcatgaagaaaacaaaaagacaGAAATACCCTTTTCTCCTAAACGACACCAACCAAGTTCTAGCACCTATGTTCCTTTCGTCCCATTTCCACCAAACTATTTTGCCAAGAAAGATGATAACAGTAACACATGTGTGAAAGAAACAGGAACTGATGACGTGGATTCCAGGTCATCAATTGGGAACAAAACCCTAGTAAGTGAAGATACGATTACAAATAATACCGGTTCATCAGGTAACAAGTTAAGAAGTTTGGAGGGGTCAGCAGTGATTGAATCTGATCCGTTGGATATGTCTGAAGAGGCTAAGGCAGAAAGGTGGTTCAGACGTGTTGCACAGATTAAGGATATTTCTGAATTAAGTCAAATTCCTGATGAAGATTTTCCATCGATTATGCCAATGAGAAAAGGGGTGAATCGGTTTGTTGTAAGTAAGAGGAAAACGCCATTAGAAAGGAGGTTAACATCTCCTCAGTATAGAAAGAGTCTTAGAAGTGTGAGCTTTGAGAGGAAAAGTGAAGGGGATGATGATAATTGA